The Sedimentisphaera salicampi genome includes a region encoding these proteins:
- a CDS encoding IS1634 family transposase → MFIRVKKSKNSPKRSVQIVASYRNEKNQPRQRIVRHMGTAFTEEDVTRLKDLAEFEKAKLEAEITPALFKPEQLAEAAIEARKKIDDEPINVNLKDIKEQARITTGIHEVFGSIYDELGFNNLFDKRKEAARRNLRHITMARLANPVSKRNSVQDLSKDFGISLSLDSVYRMMDGITDDIINKAQNHAHKAAKGLLGDEISLLFYDCTTLYFESFTEDELKKNGYSKDMKFNQPQVVLGLLSTSEGLPVGYEVFPGNQYEGHTLHTVIPKIKEKYNLKRVIFTADSAMLSKPNLDYLQEQEVEYIVAARLKSLTDQWKSKITESAAPLRSFDYGKNRRLIVTYSDKLAKKNKHDRDEAIRKLREKLEKSSNPKSLISNYGYKKFMRVTGDVNCEINEEKYAQAAKFDGLHGVITNVKDMDDSAVVEHYKQLWLIEECFRISKHDLKIRPIYHWTPKRIKAHILICFIALTCARNLAYRVRLRFEAMSVARMVNALNHVQLSILWDKKSECKYVLPSKINEDARKLYKTVNLSTNTTPYKM, encoded by the coding sequence ATGTTTATACGAGTAAAAAAATCAAAAAACAGCCCAAAGAGATCTGTTCAGATTGTTGCGAGCTATCGCAACGAGAAGAATCAGCCTCGCCAGCGTATAGTACGTCATATGGGCACTGCCTTCACAGAAGAGGATGTTACCCGTCTCAAAGATCTCGCCGAATTCGAGAAGGCTAAACTTGAGGCGGAGATAACGCCGGCACTTTTCAAGCCTGAGCAGCTTGCAGAGGCTGCTATAGAAGCCCGCAAAAAGATCGATGATGAGCCTATAAACGTAAATCTGAAGGATATTAAGGAGCAGGCACGCATCACCACCGGCATCCATGAGGTGTTCGGAAGCATCTATGACGAGCTCGGATTTAACAATCTTTTTGATAAACGCAAAGAGGCTGCTCGCAGAAACCTTCGCCACATTACCATGGCAAGGCTTGCAAATCCGGTCAGCAAGCGCAACAGTGTTCAGGATCTCTCCAAAGACTTCGGCATCAGCCTCTCTCTTGACAGTGTTTACAGGATGATGGACGGAATAACAGACGATATTATCAACAAGGCTCAAAACCACGCTCACAAGGCTGCTAAAGGTCTTCTTGGAGATGAGATTAGCCTTCTGTTTTACGACTGCACCACCCTGTATTTTGAATCATTTACTGAAGATGAGCTCAAAAAGAACGGCTACAGCAAGGATATGAAGTTCAATCAGCCGCAGGTTGTGCTTGGCCTTCTCTCAACCTCAGAGGGGCTTCCAGTTGGTTATGAGGTGTTCCCCGGCAATCAGTATGAAGGGCATACTCTGCATACTGTTATCCCTAAGATCAAAGAGAAATACAACCTCAAACGCGTTATCTTCACCGCAGACAGCGCGATGCTTAGCAAGCCTAATCTTGACTACCTTCAAGAGCAGGAAGTTGAGTATATCGTAGCAGCGAGGCTTAAAAGCCTCACTGACCAATGGAAATCAAAGATTACAGAATCCGCTGCTCCGCTGAGAAGCTTTGATTACGGCAAGAACAGAAGGCTAATTGTTACCTACAGCGACAAGCTCGCCAAAAAGAATAAACACGACAGGGACGAAGCTATAAGAAAACTTCGTGAGAAGCTTGAAAAGAGCAGTAACCCCAAATCCCTTATAAGCAACTACGGCTACAAGAAATTTATGCGAGTTACCGGCGATGTAAACTGCGAGATAAATGAAGAGAAATATGCTCAGGCAGCGAAATTTGATGGCCTTCACGGCGTTATAACGAATGTTAAGGATATGGATGATTCGGCAGTAGTAGAGCATTACAAGCAGCTCTGGCTAATTGAGGAGTGCTTCAGGATCAGCAAGCACGACCTGAAGATACGGCCGATATATCACTGGACGCCGAAACGAATCAAAGCCCATATACTGATATGCTTTATCGCTCTAACCTGCGCGAGGAATCTGGCATACAGGGTTAGGCTAAGATTCGAGGCGATGTCTGTGGCGAGGATGGTAAATGCGCTAAACCACGTGCAGCTTAGCATCCTCTGGGATAAGAAAAGCGAATGCAAATATGTGCTGCCATCAAAGATTAACGAGGACGCAAGGAAACTCTACAAAACAGTTAATCTGAGCACCAATACCACACCCTATAAAATGTAA
- a CDS encoding alpha/beta hydrolase has protein sequence MGIINKTLILITILFLMTPVYSKPDRKLKYQPVIEGVQVLNDNVCLETVIYKKIGSLELAADIYWPKGKRQIKRPVIIWVHGGGWVAGSRTGEKQKALELAKKGISLVSIDYRLYDWKNDRHAKKIETGQFDRAASDIADALRWVKHNAQTYGFDKNRIAMAGASAGAQLSSTFAQKNPDIKVYVGLCGLYDLVDVGQGRFGKTCENYGIETLEDKKNASAIYNIPQKPPRVLLMHGTADTTIDYLQAVRFAKALKQKGSHVQIELFEGLGHGFFYQSRKTEKNAMPIMLDFITKAFDQIKRDKNE, from the coding sequence ATGGGCATTATCAATAAAACTCTCATCCTTATAACAATCCTTTTTTTAATGACGCCGGTTTACTCAAAACCTGACCGCAAATTAAAATATCAGCCGGTTATTGAAGGCGTTCAGGTTTTAAATGACAACGTCTGCCTTGAAACTGTTATCTACAAAAAGATCGGCTCACTCGAACTTGCCGCAGACATCTATTGGCCGAAAGGCAAAAGACAAATTAAACGACCCGTCATAATCTGGGTTCACGGCGGCGGATGGGTTGCAGGCTCACGCACAGGTGAAAAACAAAAAGCTCTTGAACTTGCCAAAAAGGGTATCTCATTAGTCAGTATCGACTACAGGCTCTACGACTGGAAAAATGATCGCCACGCCAAAAAGATCGAAACAGGCCAGTTTGATAGGGCAGCCTCCGATATCGCCGACGCTCTTAGATGGGTAAAGCATAATGCCCAAACCTATGGTTTCGATAAAAACAGAATCGCAATGGCAGGGGCTTCGGCCGGCGCGCAGCTTTCCTCCACATTTGCCCAGAAAAATCCCGACATCAAAGTTTACGTAGGACTTTGCGGCCTCTATGATCTGGTTGACGTAGGCCAGGGCAGATTCGGCAAAACATGTGAAAATTACGGCATAGAAACCCTCGAAGACAAAAAAAACGCCTCCGCAATTTATAACATCCCCCAAAAACCTCCCCGCGTTCTGCTTATGCATGGAACCGCTGACACTACCATAGATTATCTGCAGGCCGTCAGGTTTGCAAAAGCCTTAAAGCAAAAGGGCTCCCATGTACAGATCGAACTTTTCGAAGGGCTGGGACACGGCTTCTTTTATCAGAGCCGGAAAACTGAAAAAAATGCAATGCCGATAATGCTCGACTTTATCACCAAAGCTTTTGACCAGATCAAAAGGGACAAAAATGAATAG
- a CDS encoding DUF4372 domain-containing protein yields MTPAKQQYTILKQICQHIPAHLVSKLSRSFGIDKQSRTFSCWSHVRKWEAAAYF; encoded by the coding sequence ATGACACCCGCCAAACAACAATATACAATTCTCAAGCAAATATGCCAACATATTCCTGCTCATCTTGTTTCAAAATTGTCTCGGTCTTTCGGTATTGACAAGCAATCAAGAACATTTTCTTGCTGGTCTCACGTAAGGAAATGGGAGGCGGCTGCCTATTTTTAA
- a CDS encoding LamG-like jellyroll fold domain-containing protein, protein MKNTLTKAILITAASFCAAAVFADVNIDYLSAPDKTVSELLFGYNTLYCVPDQPEDGFMPDERWQAEYLPQTMQELGVTSLRYPGGHIVSFWHWDDPFAGGWVDLWDPSKTFDSRAVREQQYSGFMDLDEYIQQCKTLDIEPILGVNVLAGYKFGRVQDSIDEAVAMLDYCEQNDFDVTYLYLDNEVGHQGGLPNHIDAGAYPELVKQFSIGIKNEYPNIKLICNYIHGLTHWTVKDLVRDYGQYFDVIDKHLYYNTGVWGEYSRNDWLNDFTVDGYKSEIDSFHQFCKDTGNEHIQLGFMEWNFGGSAGTSSENGNFFDQAMVMSEIMMMFIEKNVDMACVWPIYWPGTGRNLVEFEPYKHRPSFTAMQMFKEIQGQEVLSFSSDAQNAIVLGAHAKRSETAKNPKIVILVLSKDTSESRDFTINLGDISPEFVSGTSIAEGDNGWHRSVRMSPSLNQDNQISFNVPGLSLTKITAVMSKSDINADLEVDIEDFMLLGDEWLSSPDNVFADIAPAPSGDGFVDMIDLSAFSGQWPGFYNNLFCWWEFEQAAGQEAGDSSGNSRIGTLSGTNFQDSSVRGISGDGLYFDGVDDKVTLDLAGSEWPEYTVSFWVKTSHLGQANYSGLFNTSSNNNANTFQIDVDGGNPGSYRYHGSADGIIGTVKDDWTYIAVSFSSGSADLYYNGSFVRSVSAGDTQIDRLQLGVNRSGHLPFEGIIDELRVYDDALSSGEIQDLYLSLLPQR, encoded by the coding sequence ATGAAAAATACATTAACAAAAGCGATTTTAATTACAGCAGCTTCTTTTTGTGCAGCAGCCGTTTTCGCAGATGTGAATATCGATTATCTGTCTGCTCCGGACAAAACAGTTAGCGAGCTTCTCTTCGGCTACAATACTCTTTACTGCGTTCCCGACCAGCCGGAGGACGGCTTCATGCCGGACGAGCGGTGGCAGGCGGAGTATCTGCCTCAAACGATGCAGGAGCTCGGCGTTACCTCGCTTCGCTATCCGGGCGGGCATATTGTATCCTTCTGGCACTGGGACGACCCCTTCGCCGGCGGATGGGTGGATTTATGGGATCCGTCAAAAACATTCGACTCAAGGGCGGTAAGAGAGCAGCAGTATTCAGGCTTTATGGATCTGGATGAGTATATCCAGCAATGCAAAACTCTCGATATTGAGCCGATTCTCGGGGTAAACGTGCTTGCGGGATACAAATTCGGCCGCGTTCAGGATTCGATAGATGAGGCTGTGGCAATGCTTGATTACTGCGAGCAGAATGATTTCGATGTAACTTACCTCTATCTTGATAATGAGGTCGGCCATCAGGGAGGACTTCCCAATCATATAGATGCAGGGGCATATCCCGAGCTTGTGAAGCAGTTTTCGATTGGTATTAAAAACGAATACCCGAACATAAAGCTTATATGCAACTATATACACGGCCTCACGCATTGGACAGTCAAAGATCTTGTCCGAGATTACGGGCAGTATTTCGATGTGATAGACAAACACCTGTACTACAATACAGGCGTTTGGGGCGAATATTCGCGAAATGATTGGCTCAATGATTTTACGGTTGACGGGTACAAATCAGAGATAGACAGCTTCCATCAGTTCTGCAAAGATACCGGTAATGAGCACATCCAGCTTGGATTTATGGAGTGGAATTTCGGCGGCTCAGCGGGAACCAGCAGCGAGAACGGGAATTTCTTCGATCAGGCTATGGTTATGTCTGAGATTATGATGATGTTCATTGAGAAAAATGTGGATATGGCATGCGTATGGCCTATTTACTGGCCCGGGACCGGCAGAAATCTCGTCGAATTCGAACCATACAAACACAGGCCGAGCTTCACTGCGATGCAGATGTTCAAGGAGATTCAGGGGCAGGAGGTGCTTTCTTTCAGCTCAGATGCTCAGAATGCTATTGTGTTGGGGGCACATGCAAAGAGAAGCGAGACAGCCAAGAATCCGAAAATAGTAATTCTTGTCCTCAGCAAAGATACCAGCGAGAGCAGGGATTTTACGATAAACCTTGGGGATATCAGCCCGGAGTTTGTTTCCGGAACCTCTATTGCAGAGGGCGATAACGGCTGGCACAGGTCGGTAAGAATGTCCCCTTCTTTGAATCAGGATAATCAGATCAGCTTTAACGTCCCCGGTCTCTCGCTTACCAAGATAACAGCAGTTATGAGCAAGTCGGATATAAATGCTGATTTAGAGGTGGATATCGAAGACTTTATGCTCCTCGGCGACGAATGGCTCTCTTCGCCGGATAATGTGTTCGCAGACATCGCCCCAGCTCCATCTGGTGATGGATTTGTAGATATGATTGATTTATCCGCATTTTCGGGGCAATGGCCGGGATTTTATAATAACCTGTTTTGCTGGTGGGAGTTTGAGCAGGCAGCAGGCCAGGAGGCAGGCGATTCAAGCGGGAATTCAAGAATTGGAACTCTTTCAGGTACAAACTTTCAGGATAGCTCTGTGCGGGGGATTTCCGGCGATGGCCTTTATTTCGACGGAGTTGATGATAAAGTTACATTAGATTTAGCCGGCAGCGAGTGGCCGGAATATACGGTAAGCTTTTGGGTGAAGACATCGCATTTAGGGCAGGCCAATTACAGCGGCTTATTCAACACAAGCAGCAATAATAACGCAAATACCTTCCAGATTGATGTTGACGGCGGGAATCCGGGCAGCTACAGGTATCACGGCTCTGCAGACGGGATAATCGGCACGGTGAAAGATGACTGGACGTATATTGCGGTTTCGTTCAGCAGCGGCTCTGCCGATCTCTACTATAACGGCAGTTTCGTTCGAAGCGTCAGCGCCGGCGATACGCAGATAGACAGGCTCCAGCTTGGCGTTAATCGCAGCGGGCATTTGCCTTTCGAAGGCATAATTGACGAGTTAAGAGTGTATGATGATGCCTTGAGCAGCGGGGAAATACAAGACTTGTATCTTTCACTACTGCCGCAGCGATAG